A genomic stretch from Nitrobacter winogradskyi Nb-255 includes:
- a CDS encoding efflux transporter outer membrane subunit: MRSSRQNGSGFPSPGTAGKLAFSCTRCFIVAFLAAASPVLSGCAVGPDFKPPAPPDTVKYLSDRAGDRVPGHSIVRAGEVPPQWWELFRSPALNRLVEDGIAHNADLAAAEAAVRVAQANALAQRGALFPSVMGNFESSRQQVPVDLQSPLESNAHLLSLHTGQVTVSYLADVWGGTRRLVESANSQARMRAFQREGVYLTLASNIALAAIEEGRLRGHIAATRRVLGLQGEVLRLLRRQQEQGQIAQTDVAAQETAVAQTRLLLPDLEKKLAQQRHLLSFLTGRLASDDPKERFDLGSFRMPRRLPLTLPADLVRQRPDIQAAEADFQSDNAMIGIAIANRLPQITLTASGGAAAAQFTQLANPAAGLGIIAGNAAQTIFDAGRLENRQRAAEAEAEQSLAQYRSVVLAAFQNVADVLRALQAGTRAISAATGAERSATESITLVRKQVDQGQISVPLLLAAQEAYLETSLARLDAQAAQLANTAALFQALGGGWWNRDDRKQAAIKVVPEVNEAGLVLRA, translated from the coding sequence GTGCGGTCAAGTCGACAGAATGGATCGGGATTTCCTTCACCGGGAACAGCGGGGAAGCTGGCGTTTTCCTGCACGCGATGTTTCATCGTGGCGTTCCTGGCTGCCGCGTCGCCTGTGCTTTCAGGCTGCGCGGTGGGACCTGACTTCAAACCTCCGGCGCCCCCGGACACCGTCAAATACTTGTCCGATCGCGCCGGGGATCGCGTGCCCGGACATTCGATCGTGCGCGCTGGGGAGGTTCCTCCCCAATGGTGGGAGCTGTTCCGCTCGCCCGCGCTGAACCGCCTTGTGGAGGATGGTATCGCCCACAATGCGGATCTCGCCGCCGCGGAGGCCGCGGTCAGGGTGGCGCAGGCCAACGCGCTGGCCCAGCGCGGGGCGCTGTTTCCCAGCGTCATGGGAAACTTCGAATCCTCACGGCAACAGGTGCCGGTCGATCTTCAATCGCCGCTCGAGTCGAATGCTCACCTTCTGAGCCTGCACACCGGTCAGGTCACCGTGTCTTACCTTGCCGATGTGTGGGGAGGGACGCGCCGTCTGGTCGAGTCCGCGAATTCGCAGGCGAGGATGCGCGCGTTCCAGCGCGAGGGGGTCTATCTGACATTGGCCAGCAACATCGCGCTTGCGGCGATCGAGGAAGGCCGGCTGCGGGGACATATCGCGGCGACCCGCCGTGTCCTCGGTTTGCAGGGCGAGGTTTTGAGGTTGCTGCGGCGGCAGCAGGAGCAGGGGCAGATCGCCCAGACCGACGTCGCGGCGCAGGAGACCGCGGTGGCGCAAACCCGGCTGCTGTTGCCGGATCTCGAAAAGAAGCTCGCGCAACAGCGTCATCTGTTGTCGTTCCTGACCGGGCGTCTGGCGAGCGACGACCCTAAAGAAAGGTTCGATCTCGGGTCATTTCGAATGCCCCGTCGTCTGCCGCTCACTCTTCCGGCCGATCTCGTAAGGCAGCGCCCGGATATTCAGGCCGCCGAAGCGGACTTTCAGTCGGACAATGCGATGATCGGAATAGCGATCGCCAATCGCCTCCCGCAGATCACCCTGACGGCAAGCGGTGGAGCGGCGGCTGCCCAGTTTACGCAACTGGCCAATCCGGCCGCGGGGCTCGGGATCATCGCCGGCAATGCGGCGCAGACCATTTTTGACGCGGGGAGGCTGGAAAACCGGCAGCGCGCCGCGGAGGCGGAAGCCGAACAGTCGCTCGCTCAGTATCGCAGCGTCGTCCTCGCGGCTTTTCAAAACGTCGCGGACGTCTTGCGAGCCCTTCAGGCGGGCACGCGCGCGATCAGTGCGGCGACGGGCGCGGAACGATCGGCGACGGAGAGCATCACGCTCGTACGCAAACAGGTCGATCAGGGGCAGATCAGCGTGCCGCTTCTGCTTGCCGCGCAGGAGGCTTATCTGGAGACCTCTCTCGCGCGTCTCGATGCGCAGGCCGCGCAACTGGCGAATACCGCCGCGTTGTTTCAGGCGCTCGGCGGCGGGTGGTGGAACAGAGACGATCGCAAGCAGGCCGCGATCAAAGTCGTACCCGAAGTGAACGAGGCTGGCCTTGTCCTTAGAGCATGA
- a CDS encoding efflux RND transporter permease subunit, which produces MINPIVAFALRQRVLVLVLFMMTMAGGIAAFRVLNIEAYPDPVPPMVDVITQSAGLSAEEIERYITIPIETQLSGVPNLRVMRTISLYGLSDVKLQFTYAYTYDEALQQVLNRLSQLSGLPDGAQPTISPVSPVGEVYRYRLVGPPGFSVLDLKTLQDWLLQRRFRAVPGIVDVIGWGGKTKTFELQVDLDKLVAHRLTLTQLLQTLRSSNLNVGGNIVNLGTQSAVVRGVGLIRSSDDINNTMLTQAGGNPVLVRDVGTVIIGHQPRLGIAGQDNDDDIVQGIVLMRRGQQSSPTIERVKAEVERINTSGILPPGVRIERIYDRQDLIDTTTHTVLHNMTVGILLIFALQWVFLGNLRSALIVGATIPFALFFAIGIMVLRGESANLLSVGAIDFGLIVDATVIMVERIFRELGHGGERTFPEDDNAAGLSGKLLAIYAAGAGVNRSILFATGIIIAGFIPLFTMSGVEGHIFGPMAKTYAYAIAGGLLATFTVTPALSALLLPEHVQETETWLVRTLHRFYSPVLRIAVANKRSTVAVTLAVFVLAGIAMRFLGLEFLPKLEEGNLWIRATMPATISLQEGNGYANRMRRLIRSFPEVDTVVTQHGRPDDGTDAAGFFNVEFFTPLKPVGQWRHGVDKETLTEEIQARLKMEFPGIQFNFSQYLQDNVAEQVSGVKGENSIKVFGNDLQELTDTAEEIKAVLEKVPGVTDLGVFTSLGQPTIQISIDRERAARYGLSPGDINSMIRTAVGGEAAGDLYEHGSDRHFPIVVRLAPQYRQSAEAISKLTIGVSGAKGITQIPLSEVAQIRLVTGPSYIYREQQQRYLPIKFSVRDRDLGSTIKEAEQRIAQDVKLPAGTQLQWVGEFRNLQEAIGRLQIVVPFSLGIIGLLLWINFTSIRDTLLALSVIPMAVIGGVFALFVTGIPFSVSAAIGFIALFGISVMNGILILSQYNQFIESGMKRIDAIIRAGEVQMRPVLMTCVIAGIGLLPAAVSTGIGSQVQKPLAVVVVGGMMVAPVVILVALPALIALFSRRRTVVAAPEAACKPAE; this is translated from the coding sequence ATGATCAATCCGATCGTCGCGTTTGCATTGCGGCAGCGCGTTCTGGTGCTGGTCCTCTTCATGATGACCATGGCCGGCGGGATTGCCGCGTTCAGGGTCCTGAATATCGAGGCCTACCCCGATCCCGTTCCGCCGATGGTGGACGTGATCACGCAAAGCGCCGGACTCTCCGCCGAGGAGATCGAACGCTACATCACGATTCCGATCGAAACCCAGCTTTCCGGCGTGCCGAACCTCCGGGTGATGAGAACCATCTCTCTTTACGGCCTGTCGGACGTCAAACTGCAATTCACCTATGCCTATACCTATGATGAGGCGCTGCAGCAGGTTCTGAACCGCCTGTCGCAGCTCTCCGGACTGCCGGATGGCGCGCAGCCCACCATCAGTCCCGTCAGCCCCGTCGGCGAGGTCTATCGCTACCGGCTTGTCGGCCCGCCCGGCTTTAGCGTGCTCGATCTGAAAACCCTACAGGATTGGCTGCTGCAGCGGCGGTTTCGCGCGGTGCCGGGCATCGTGGATGTCATCGGCTGGGGCGGCAAGACCAAGACCTTCGAACTGCAGGTCGATCTCGACAAGCTTGTCGCCCACAGGCTGACGCTGACGCAATTGCTGCAGACGCTGCGCAGCAGCAACCTGAATGTCGGCGGAAACATCGTCAATCTCGGCACGCAGTCGGCGGTCGTGCGTGGTGTCGGGTTGATACGCTCGAGCGATGACATCAACAACACCATGCTGACGCAGGCCGGCGGCAATCCTGTCCTGGTCCGGGACGTTGGCACGGTCATCATCGGGCATCAGCCCCGCCTCGGTATTGCCGGCCAGGACAACGACGACGATATCGTTCAGGGCATCGTCCTGATGCGCCGCGGTCAGCAAAGCAGTCCGACCATCGAGCGGGTGAAGGCTGAAGTCGAGCGTATCAATACGTCCGGGATTCTGCCTCCCGGCGTGCGGATCGAACGAATTTACGATCGTCAGGATCTCATCGACACCACGACGCATACCGTCCTGCACAACATGACGGTCGGCATCCTGCTGATTTTCGCGTTGCAGTGGGTGTTCCTGGGGAATCTTCGCAGCGCGTTGATCGTGGGCGCGACAATTCCGTTCGCATTGTTCTTCGCCATCGGAATCATGGTTCTGCGCGGCGAATCCGCCAACCTGCTATCGGTCGGGGCGATCGATTTCGGTCTGATCGTCGACGCCACCGTGATCATGGTCGAGCGAATATTCCGGGAGCTCGGGCATGGCGGCGAGAGGACGTTCCCCGAGGACGACAACGCGGCCGGATTGAGCGGAAAGCTGCTCGCCATTTATGCCGCGGGCGCGGGCGTCAACCGCTCGATCCTGTTCGCGACCGGCATCATCATCGCGGGGTTCATACCGCTTTTCACCATGAGCGGCGTCGAAGGGCACATCTTTGGCCCCATGGCCAAGACCTATGCCTACGCCATCGCGGGGGGCTTGCTGGCGACTTTTACCGTCACCCCGGCGCTCAGCGCGCTTCTGTTGCCCGAGCATGTTCAGGAGACCGAAACATGGCTGGTGCGCACGCTGCACCGTTTCTACAGTCCGGTCCTGCGGATCGCTGTCGCGAATAAAAGGTCCACGGTCGCCGTGACGCTGGCGGTGTTCGTGCTGGCGGGAATCGCGATGCGATTTCTGGGACTGGAGTTCCTTCCCAAGCTGGAGGAGGGCAATCTGTGGATACGCGCCACCATGCCGGCAACGATCTCCCTTCAGGAGGGGAATGGCTACGCCAACCGGATGCGCAGGCTGATCCGCAGCTTTCCCGAGGTGGATACGGTCGTGACGCAGCATGGCCGCCCCGACGACGGCACGGACGCCGCCGGCTTTTTCAATGTCGAGTTTTTCACTCCGCTGAAACCGGTCGGTCAGTGGCGCCATGGCGTGGACAAGGAAACGTTGACTGAAGAAATTCAGGCGCGGCTCAAGATGGAGTTTCCGGGGATCCAGTTCAATTTCTCGCAGTATCTGCAGGACAACGTGGCCGAGCAGGTGTCGGGCGTCAAAGGCGAGAACTCGATCAAGGTGTTCGGCAATGATTTGCAGGAACTGACCGACACGGCCGAAGAGATCAAGGCGGTGCTCGAGAAGGTTCCGGGTGTGACGGACCTCGGCGTCTTCACCTCGCTGGGCCAGCCGACGATTCAGATCAGCATCGATCGTGAGCGCGCCGCGCGCTACGGACTGTCGCCGGGCGATATCAATTCGATGATCCGGACGGCCGTCGGCGGAGAGGCCGCGGGCGACCTCTACGAGCATGGAAGCGATCGCCATTTTCCGATCGTGGTGCGGCTGGCTCCGCAGTATCGCCAGAGCGCGGAGGCGATCAGCAAGCTGACGATCGGCGTATCCGGGGCCAAGGGAATAACGCAGATCCCGTTGAGCGAGGTCGCGCAGATCCGGCTCGTCACCGGTCCCTCCTATATCTACCGGGAACAGCAGCAGCGTTACCTGCCGATCAAGTTCAGCGTGCGTGATCGCGATCTCGGCAGCACCATCAAGGAAGCCGAACAGCGAATTGCGCAGGACGTGAAATTGCCTGCCGGCACTCAACTGCAATGGGTGGGAGAATTCCGCAATCTGCAGGAAGCGATTGGTCGCCTGCAGATTGTCGTGCCGTTCAGCCTTGGCATCATCGGGTTGCTGCTATGGATCAACTTCACCTCCATACGTGATACGTTGCTGGCGTTGAGCGTCATTCCGATGGCGGTGATCGGTGGCGTCTTCGCGCTGTTCGTCACGGGCATTCCTTTCAGCGTCTCGGCCGCCATCGGCTTTATCGCGCTGTTCGGTATTTCGGTGATGAACGGGATCCTGATCCTGTCGCAATACAACCAGTTCATCGAGTCGGGCATGAAGCGGATAGATGCGATCATAAGAGCAGGAGAGGTTCAAATGCGTCCTGTCCTGATGACATGCGTGATTGCGGGTATCGGCCTGCTGCCCGCCGCCGTTTCGACCGGAATCGGATCGCAGGTGCAAAAGCCGCTGGCTGTCGTCGTGGTCGGCGGAATGATGGTGGCTCCGGTGGTGATCCTCGTCGCGTTGCCGGCGCTCATCGCGTTGTTTTCTCGTCGAAGAACGGTAGTGGCCGCGCCCGAAGCGGCGTGCAAACCGGCGGAATAG
- a CDS encoding efflux RND transporter periplasmic adaptor subunit, translating into MRGLASLRRVREIPRIAIGLASALVLVGTAAVVLNIDRGSAARNPTLDSEIKQPDGKLRLTSSQWGTVTVQPVEQHAFRSEFRTEGKIAIDQNLSTRIFAPYAGRVTQLMVASGDQVQKGQLLFVIAAADSLDAQRDFVVALTTRNKAVSQVNLAQIVERRMSSLAKDKAASQREWQEAQTNLTAAENDSRSAEIALQAARNRLRLVGKTDAEIDAFEKTGALTPDAPVYAPLAGTVLHRKVGIGQYVSAGAGDSDPALLIGDTSKVWIVAYVRETDVAKVKIGERLTFKVLAQPDRVFETRIDYVAPGIDPDNRRLLVRASVDNADGLLKPEMFASVTIVASEGAPMPAIPLESVIYEGSNAHVWIVGDDQSVELRQITLGQSDGRLIQVLDGLHPGEKIVTRGSLFIDRMTVAKQT; encoded by the coding sequence ATGCGTGGTCTGGCGTCACTCCGGCGAGTGCGGGAAATCCCGCGGATTGCCATCGGCCTTGCGAGCGCATTGGTCCTTGTCGGGACGGCCGCTGTCGTCCTGAACATCGATCGCGGCAGCGCCGCCAGAAATCCGACGCTGGACAGTGAAATCAAGCAGCCTGACGGAAAGCTGCGGTTGACGTCATCGCAATGGGGCACCGTGACGGTGCAGCCGGTCGAGCAGCACGCGTTCCGCTCCGAGTTTCGTACCGAGGGAAAGATCGCGATCGATCAGAACCTGTCGACTCGCATCTTCGCGCCCTATGCGGGCCGGGTGACGCAATTGATGGTCGCATCCGGCGATCAGGTTCAGAAAGGCCAGCTTCTCTTTGTGATCGCGGCGGCCGATTCCCTGGACGCCCAGAGGGATTTCGTGGTCGCCCTGACGACCCGGAACAAGGCGGTTTCCCAGGTCAACCTCGCGCAGATCGTCGAGCGGAGGATGTCGAGCCTGGCCAAGGACAAGGCGGCGTCGCAGAGAGAATGGCAGGAAGCCCAGACCAATCTCACCGCCGCGGAAAACGATTCCCGTTCAGCGGAAATCGCACTTCAGGCCGCGCGCAACCGGTTGCGGCTCGTCGGGAAAACCGATGCGGAAATTGACGCGTTCGAGAAGACGGGGGCGCTGACGCCCGACGCCCCGGTCTACGCGCCGCTGGCCGGCACCGTTCTGCATCGCAAGGTCGGGATCGGACAGTATGTCAGCGCCGGAGCCGGCGATAGCGATCCGGCGCTCCTGATCGGAGACACGTCGAAAGTCTGGATCGTGGCCTATGTCCGCGAGACCGATGTCGCCAAGGTGAAGATCGGTGAGCGGCTGACGTTCAAGGTCCTGGCGCAGCCTGACCGGGTGTTCGAGACCCGGATCGACTACGTCGCGCCGGGAATAGACCCGGACAATCGGCGGCTTCTGGTCCGCGCCAGCGTCGATAACGCGGATGGACTGCTCAAACCCGAGATGTTTGCGAGTGTCACGATCGTCGCCAGCGAGGGAGCGCCAATGCCGGCGATCCCTCTTGAGTCGGTCATCTATGAAGGAAGCAATGCGCATGTCTGGATCGTCGGCGACGATCAAAGCGTGGAATTGCGTCAGATCACGTTGGGTCAATCAGACGGACGGCTGATCCAGGTGTTGGACGGGCTCCATCCGGGCGAGAAGATCGTCACCCGCGGCAGTCTGTTCATCGACCGGATGACAGTTGCCAAACAGACCTGA
- a CDS encoding response regulator transcription factor, with translation MRVLIVEDSEELADLLAKGLRAAGYQIDLLTNLADAASALGTTRYAALILDLGLPDGDGLSILRELRHRKDPLPILVLTARGGVEDRVSGLRSGADDYLVKPFSFDELVARLEALLRRPGQLLGSSLRLANVTFDSEGRQAFVDMKPQNLTAREIAVLELLLRRKGNVVSKKLLEDQIFGLTGDVASNAVEVYVHRLRKQLLDIGAKVKISTIRGVGYVMMESD, from the coding sequence ATGAGAGTCTTGATCGTCGAGGACAGTGAAGAACTGGCCGATCTTCTGGCAAAGGGACTGCGGGCGGCCGGGTACCAGATCGATCTCCTCACCAATCTTGCCGACGCCGCCAGCGCCCTGGGAACGACGCGTTATGCGGCATTGATCCTGGATCTCGGCCTGCCCGATGGCGACGGGCTTTCGATCCTGCGGGAACTGCGGCATCGCAAGGATCCCCTCCCCATCCTCGTCCTCACGGCGCGCGGCGGCGTGGAGGATCGGGTCAGCGGCCTGCGAAGCGGAGCGGACGACTATCTTGTCAAACCCTTTTCCTTTGACGAACTGGTGGCGCGGCTCGAAGCGCTGCTCAGACGGCCGGGGCAGTTGCTCGGCAGCTCATTGCGGCTTGCCAACGTGACCTTCGACAGTGAGGGCCGGCAGGCTTTTGTCGACATGAAGCCTCAGAACCTCACCGCCCGGGAGATCGCGGTGCTTGAACTGCTTTTGCGCCGCAAGGGTAACGTCGTTTCCAAGAAACTTCTCGAAGATCAGATCTTCGGCCTCACCGGAGATGTCGCCTCCAATGCCGTCGAGGTTTATGTCCATCGCCTGCGCAAGCAGCTCCTCGACATTGGCGCAAAGGTCAAGATCAGCACTATTCGCGGCGTGGGCTATGTGATGATGGAGAGCGACTAG
- a CDS encoding sensor histidine kinase: MPLRRSILSRIVVLHVVAIIVAALVLRSILHWSLASDVAELQLDKMATQIELFARHLKPSSAGGWSLNLPDGTREQYLEAYGRYSYAIIDDAGSVILASSPDKTPLFAIDSSAKGIVPHNTRTEGGARTIAGASARRVIDGHPVWIQVAEDLSHSDVVVDDVLTNFLRRVVWIVVPVLLLLLAADIVIFLLAIRPLHRASGRARDISPTRLDVRLPTDDMPSEILPLVEAVNQALDRLEHGFLAQREFAADAAHELRTPLAILRTRIETLPLNDSIHDLARDVENMSRVVSQLLDATELETAVVDPDAVADIHGVCVEVAEFIAPLALKQGKSIELMCSEESVLVKGNAEMIRRATRNLVENALHHTPEDTTIQIVISADGSISVIDNGDGVPVADRKLVFQRFWRRSPRTTGGAGLGLSIVEKIVEAHQGSIAVDDAPGRGARFTMRFRRDQGTP; this comes from the coding sequence ATGCCGCTGCGAAGATCGATCCTGTCGCGCATTGTGGTTCTTCATGTTGTCGCGATCATCGTCGCGGCGCTTGTATTGCGGTCAATCCTGCACTGGTCGCTGGCGTCCGACGTCGCCGAACTCCAGCTGGACAAGATGGCGACCCAGATCGAGCTGTTTGCGCGCCATCTGAAACCTTCATCGGCCGGAGGATGGTCGCTGAACCTTCCTGACGGCACACGCGAGCAATATCTCGAAGCCTATGGCCGCTACAGCTATGCGATCATCGACGACGCGGGCTCGGTGATCCTTGCATCGAGTCCCGACAAGACACCCCTCTTTGCCATCGACTCCAGCGCGAAGGGCATCGTCCCGCACAATACGCGGACCGAGGGCGGAGCCAGAACGATCGCCGGCGCCAGCGCGCGCAGGGTTATCGACGGCCATCCCGTCTGGATACAGGTTGCGGAAGATCTTTCGCACAGCGATGTCGTCGTCGATGATGTCCTGACCAACTTCCTCCGGCGGGTCGTCTGGATCGTCGTGCCGGTTCTTCTTCTCCTGCTTGCCGCCGACATCGTCATTTTCCTGCTGGCGATCAGGCCGTTGCACCGCGCGTCCGGCCGGGCGAGAGATATCAGTCCCACGCGTCTCGATGTCCGCCTGCCGACCGACGACATGCCTTCCGAAATCCTGCCGCTCGTGGAAGCCGTCAATCAGGCCCTCGATCGGCTGGAGCATGGCTTTCTTGCCCAGCGCGAGTTTGCCGCCGACGCGGCGCATGAACTGCGCACGCCGCTCGCCATCCTTCGCACGAGAATTGAGACGCTTCCCCTTAATGATTCGATCCACGATCTGGCGCGTGACGTCGAAAACATGAGCCGCGTTGTCAGCCAGTTGCTCGACGCGACGGAGCTTGAGACGGCGGTGGTCGATCCGGATGCCGTCGCGGACATTCACGGGGTTTGCGTGGAAGTCGCGGAGTTCATCGCGCCGTTGGCGCTGAAGCAGGGGAAAAGCATCGAATTGATGTGCTCCGAGGAGTCCGTTCTCGTCAAAGGAAACGCGGAGATGATCCGCCGCGCAACGCGAAATCTCGTTGAAAACGCTCTTCACCACACGCCCGAGGATACTACGATCCAGATCGTCATCAGCGCGGATGGCTCGATCAGCGTCATCGACAATGGCGATGGCGTGCCGGTCGCGGACCGCAAGCTGGTTTTCCAGCGATTCTGGCGGCGATCCCCGCGCACCACCGGAGGCGCGGGCCTGGGATTATCGATCGTCGAGAAAATTGTGGAAGCACACCAGGGAAGCATCGCCGTCGACGATGCTCCCGGCCGCGGCGCCAGGTTCACCATGCGGTTCCGGCGTGATCAGGGGACGCCTTGA
- a CDS encoding DUF2231 domain-containing protein: MATNPRSTAQVAGHPIHPMVITFPIACFVLAFASDLTFYATSNEFWATASFWLLGIGLVTAALAAGTGLVDVFGDGRVRNLSDTRVHAIGNAIALLIALYNWYMRFEQGTSAVVPSGVVLSGIVVFVLAIAGWKGGEMVFRHRVGVADPRDERD, encoded by the coding sequence ATGGCGACAAATCCACGTTCCACGGCGCAAGTCGCAGGCCATCCCATCCATCCAATGGTGATCACATTTCCCATCGCCTGTTTCGTCCTGGCCTTCGCGTCAGATCTGACCTTCTACGCGACATCCAATGAATTCTGGGCGACAGCCTCTTTCTGGCTGCTCGGCATAGGTCTCGTTACGGCGGCGCTCGCAGCCGGGACAGGCCTCGTCGATGTGTTCGGCGATGGCCGGGTGCGCAACCTGTCGGACACCCGGGTTCACGCCATTGGCAATGCCATAGCGCTGCTGATCGCGCTCTATAACTGGTACATGCGATTTGAACAGGGGACCTCCGCGGTGGTGCCCTCCGGCGTGGTCCTTTCGGGCATCGTGGTCTTCGTGCTGGCGATTGCCGGCTGGAAGGGTGGCGAAATGGTTTTCCGTCATCGGGTCGGGGTCGCCGATCCCCGCGATGAACGCGACTGA
- a CDS encoding IS481 family transposase codes for MGQVLHGSATTTEAIRRAIQNSEESLRALSKRYGINQKTVAKWKKRSSVADLPTGPKEPHSSVLSLEDEAIIVAFRKHTLLPLDDCLYALQPTIPHLTRSSLHRCLQRHGISRLPDVEGDKAPRRKFKCYPIGYFHIDIAQIQTAEGKLQLFVAIDRTSKFAFARLEESATVHTAAAFLKALIEAVPYEIHTVLTDNGTQFCDLPSRRNGPTARLRLHMFDRVCFGNGIEHRLTKPNHPWTNGQVERMNRTIKDATVKRFHYDNHDQLRRHLQDFIDAYNFGRRLKTLNGLTPYELICKQWTSEPDRFIIDPIHQMPGLNN; via the coding sequence ATGGGACAGGTTCTTCACGGGAGCGCCACGACGACAGAGGCAATCCGTCGAGCAATACAAAATAGTGAAGAGAGCCTGAGAGCGCTGTCGAAACGCTACGGGATCAACCAGAAGACCGTCGCAAAATGGAAGAAGCGTAGTTCGGTCGCCGATCTGCCGACCGGGCCGAAAGAGCCGCATTCGTCAGTACTTTCGCTCGAGGATGAGGCGATCATCGTCGCCTTTCGCAAGCACACGCTGCTACCGCTGGACGACTGCCTCTACGCACTTCAGCCGACGATCCCGCATCTGACGCGCTCGTCACTGCATCGCTGTCTGCAGCGTCATGGCATATCCCGACTGCCGGACGTGGAGGGCGACAAGGCGCCGAGGCGGAAGTTCAAGTGTTATCCGATCGGCTATTTCCATATCGATATCGCCCAGATCCAGACGGCCGAGGGCAAGCTCCAGCTCTTTGTGGCCATCGATCGAACCTCGAAGTTCGCCTTCGCACGTCTGGAGGAGAGCGCCACGGTCCACACCGCTGCGGCCTTCCTCAAGGCTCTGATTGAAGCCGTGCCCTACGAGATCCACACCGTGCTGACCGACAACGGCACTCAGTTCTGCGATCTGCCCTCACGCAGGAACGGCCCCACCGCAAGGCTGCGCCTCCACATGTTCGATCGTGTCTGCTTCGGGAACGGCATCGAGCACAGGCTGACGAAGCCCAATCATCCCTGGACCAACGGCCAGGTCGAAAGGATGAACCGGACCATCAAGGATGCCACCGTCAAACGCTTCCACTACGACAACCACGATCAGTTGCGACGGCACCTTCAGGACTTCATCGACGCCTACAATTTCGGCCGCCGCCTCAAGACCCTCAACGGCCTCACACCATACGAGCTCATCTGCAAACAGTGGACTTCAGAGCCGGATCGATTCATCATCGATCCAATCCACCAAATGCCGGGACTGAACAACTAG
- a CDS encoding IS481 family transposase, with protein sequence MGQVLHGSATTTEAIRRAIQNSEESLRALSKRYGINQKTVAKWKKRTSVADLPTGPKDPRSTVLSSEEEAIIVAFRKHTLLPLDDCLYALQPTIPHLSRSSLHRCLHRHGISRLPEVEGDKPIRKTFRSYPIGYFHIDIAEVQTAEGKLRLFVAIDRTSKFAYAELHQEAGKMVAAQFLRNLIVAVPYAIHTVLTDNGIQFTNHARHKYAFHHIFDRVCDENGIEHRLTRINHPWTNGQVERMNRTIKDATVKRFHYDNHDQLRRHLQDFIKAYNFGRRLKTLKGLTPYEFICKRWTSEPDRFIIDPIHQMPGLNI encoded by the coding sequence ATGGGACAGGTTCTTCACGGGAGCGCCACGACGACAGAGGCAATCCGTCGAGCAATACAAAATAGTGAAGAGAGCCTGAGAGCGCTGTCGAAACGCTACGGGATCAACCAGAAGACCGTCGCAAAATGGAAGAAGCGGACCTCGGTGGCCGACCTTCCGACGGGACCGAAAGATCCGCGCTCGACGGTGCTCTCATCCGAGGAGGAGGCGATCATCGTCGCCTTCCGCAAGCATACCCTGTTGCCGCTCGATGATTGCCTCTACGCGCTTCAGCCAACGATCCCGCACCTGTCGCGGTCTTCATTGCATCGCTGCCTGCACCGTCACGGCATCAGCCGGCTCCCGGAGGTCGAAGGCGACAAGCCGATCAGGAAGACGTTCAGGAGCTACCCGATCGGCTACTTCCACATCGACATCGCCGAGGTGCAGACGGCTGAGGGCAAGCTGCGCCTGTTCGTGGCCATCGACCGCACTTCGAAGTTCGCCTACGCCGAGCTCCACCAAGAGGCGGGCAAGATGGTCGCGGCTCAGTTCCTGCGCAACCTCATCGTGGCAGTTCCCTATGCCATCCACACGGTGCTGACGGACAACGGCATCCAGTTCACCAACCACGCCCGTCACAAATATGCGTTCCACCACATCTTCGATCGCGTCTGCGACGAGAACGGCATCGAGCACAGGCTCACCAGGATCAACCATCCCTGGACCAACGGACAGGTGGAACGGATGAACCGCACCATCAAGGACGCCACCGTCAAGCGCTTCCACTACGACAATCATGACCAACTGCGCCGGCACCTTCAGGACTTCATCAAGGCATACAACTTCGGTCGAAGGCTGAAGACGCTCAAAGGCCTCACACCCTACGAGTTCATCTGCAAACGATGGACTTCAGAGCCCGATCGATTCATCATCGATCCAATCCATCAAATGCCGGGACTGAACATCTAG